The following proteins come from a genomic window of Solea solea chromosome 3, fSolSol10.1, whole genome shotgun sequence:
- the cpm gene encoding carboxypeptidase M isoform X1, with translation MSSLLLLLLPLFILTPTTALEFRYHRNGEIEKYLHDISTSNPDIAHVYSIGRSVRGQQLWVLVLSLSPRHHSIGIPEFKYVANMHGNEVLGRVLLLQLIDDLVRGHRNKEAWSVQLLNSTRIHILPTMNPDGFDDAGTHCQFSQGRSNHNGVDLNRNFPDAFAGKRQQGQFVEETQEAEVRAVIGWLRSETFVLSANLHGGALVASYPYDNSNGGSEQVGGASVTPDNDVFVHLAKVYSYNHGSMHRGDSCKDGLSFNDGITNGYKWYALKGGMQDYNYVWAQCLEVTLEVSCCKFPPKDQLPALWTENREALLAFIRQVHLGVKGRVFDSFGVPVQNAVVEVKGRSNICLFRTDKYGEYYRLLLPGNYTFTVTYPGHQVLTETLDVPHGPDRYSALKHDFLLRRAAGNSTQYTPTEFSPTPTCNYTLNVEGGGGAVATPTWTGVSAALGLWAALRFLSD, from the exons ATGTCATCactcctcctcttgctcctccccctcttcatcCTCACGCCCACCACAGCGCTGGAGTTTCGTTACCACAGAAACGGCGAGATCGAGAAGTACCTCCACGACATCAGCACCTCCAACCCCGACATCGCACACGTGTACAGCATCGGCCGCTCGGTCAGAG gTCAGCAGCTGTGGGTGTTAGTTCTCAGCCTCAGTCCTCGGCATCACTCCATCGGCATCCCAGAGTTCAAATATGTGGCTAACATGCATGGAAATGAg GTCCTTGGCCGcgtgctgctgcttcagctcaTCGACGACCTGGTCAGAGGTCACCGCAACAAGGAGGCGTGGTCAGTGCAGCTGCTGAACAGCACGCGCATCCACATCCTCCCAACCATGAACCCGGACGGCTTCGATGATGCGGGAACGCACTGTCAGTTCAGCCAgggcag GTCCAACCATAACGGCGTTGACCTGAACAGGAACTTTCCCGACGCGTTCGCTGGAAAGCGACAGCAGGGTCAGTTTGTCGAGGAGACGCAGGAGGCAGAG GTCagagctgtgattggctggttgAGGAGCGAGACGTTCGTCCTCTCTGCGAACCTTCATGGAGGAGCCCTGGTGGCCAGTTATCCTTATGACAACAGCAATGGag GCAGCGAGCAGGTGGGCGGGGCCAGCGTCACACCTGACAATGACGTGTTCGTTCACCTGGCCAAAGTTTACTCCTACAACCACGGCTCCATGCACCGCGGTGACAGCTGCAAAGACGGATTGTCATTCAACGACGGAATCACTAATGGTTACAAGTGGTACGCTCTGAAAG gtgggATGCAGGACTACAACTACGTGTGGGCTCAGTGTTTGGAGGTGACTCTGGAAGTTTCCTGCTGCAAATTTCCTCCCAAGGATCAACTTCCTGCTCTGTGGACGGAGAACAGGGAAGCTCTGCTGGCCTTCATCAGGCAGGTGCACCTGG GGGTCAAAGGTCGTGTGTTTGATAGTTTCGGAGTCCCGGTGCAGAACGCAGTTGTGGAGGTCAAAGGTCGCAGCAACATTTGCCTGTTCAGGACCGACAAATACGGCGAATATTACCGACTGCTGCTGCCGGGAAACTACACcttcact GTCACATATCCAGGTCACCAGGTGTTGACGGAGACACTCGACGTCCCGCACGGTCCCGACCGCTACTCCGCCCTGAAACATGACTTCCTGCTGCGGCGCGCAGCGGGTAACTCCACCCAATATACCCCCACCGAATTTAGCCCCACCCCCACCTGTAACTACACGTTAAACGTGGAAGGGGGCGGCGGCGCAGTGGCCACGCCCACGTGGACAGGAGTGAGCGCAGCGCTCGGATTGTGGGCGGCGCTGAGATTTCTCTCTGACTGA
- the LOC131456890 gene encoding tripartite motif-containing protein 16-like, whose amino-acid sequence MAGVHLQRETLSCSICLDLLKEPVTLSCGHSFCKNCIKDHWDSEEQRRIYSCPKCRKIFTPRPKLKKNVMLADLVEELKKTELHAAPAHHCYAGAEDVDCDVCTGRKRKAHKSCLVCLAAYCEEHLQPHHQSPAFKKHKLMEPSKNLQENICPRHDEVMKMFCRTDQKCICYLCSVDEHKDHDTVSAAAERTHKQRDLDLSRVEVQQRLRDRDRDVKVLQQERKTLTLSADKAVKDTDQSFTEMMGLLQKRSSDVKQQIRSKLETEVRRVTDAEKKLQQEITELKKREAELKQLSLTHDHNQFLLNYRSLPALSPSTHSSTINVRPLRHFEDLTAAVAKLRGQLQDVLTETWTDISLAVAEVDVLLTEPEPEPKTRAGFFRYSEEIKLDPNTVHTHLLLSEGNRKVTFMDKDQSYPHHTDRFTGYRQVLSEESLTGRCYWEVKWTGRGVYAAVTYKNIRRSGSHESLFGLNDKSWALDCDEHKCQFVHNSIKTVVSDVKVSRVGVYLDHRAGLLSFYRVSDTMTLLHRVQTTFYQTLYAGVCLYSSSGATAEFCKLK is encoded by the coding sequence ATGGCAGGAGTTCATCTGCAGAGAGAAACCTTGTCTTGTTCCATCTGTTTGGATCTTCTGAAGGAACCTGTGACTCTTTCCTGTGGACACAGCTTCTGTAAGAACTGTATTAAAGACCACTGGGactcagaggagcagaggaggatcTACAGCTGCCCTAAGTGTAGAAAGATCTTCACACCGAGGCCTAAACTGAAGAAAAACGTCATGTTAGCAGAtttagtggaggagctgaagaagactgaactccacgctgctcctgctcatcactgctatgctggagctgaagatgtggACTGTGATGTCTGCACTGGCAGGAAACGTAAAGCTCACaagtcctgtttggtttgtttggccgcttactgtgaggaacatctccagcctcatcatcaatcacctgcatttaagaaacacaagctgATGGAGCCGTCCAAGAACCTCCAGGAGAACATCTGCCCTCGTCACgatgaggtgatgaagatgttctGCCGCACTGATCAGAAGTGCATCTgttatctctgctctgtggacgaACATAAAGACCACGACAcagtctcagctgcagcagagaggacgCACAAGCAGAGAGACCTGGATCTGAGTCGTGTAGAAGTCCAGCAGAGActcagggacagagacagagacgtgaaggtgcttcaacaggagaggaagactctcactctctctgctgataaagCTGTGAAGGACACAGACCAGAGCTTCACTGAGATGATGGGTCTCCTGCAGAAGAGAAGCTCTGACgtgaagcagcagatcagatccaAGCTGGAAACTGAGGTGAGACGAGTCACAGACGCCGAGAAGAAGCTTCAGCAGGAGatcactgagctgaagaagagagaagctgaactgaagcagctctcactcacacacgaccACAACCAGTTTCTCCTCAACTACCGCTCACTGCCAGCACTCAGTCCGTCCACACACTCGTCCACCATCAACGTCCGTCCTCTGAGACACTTTGAGGACTTGACAGCGGCTGTGGCAAAGCTCAGAGGTCAACTGCAGGACGTCCTGACCGAGACGTGGACAGACATCTCACTGGCTGTGGCTGAAGTAGATGTTTtactgacagaaccagaaccagaaccaaagaCTAGAGCTGGATTCTTCAGATATTCAGAGGAAATCAaactggatccaaacacagttcacacacatctgttattatctgagggaaacagaaaagtgacatttatGGATAAAGATCAGTCTTATCCtcatcacacagacagattcactGGTTATCGTCAGGTCCTGAGTGAAGAGAGTCTGACTGGAcgttgttactgggaggtgAAGTGGACAGGAAGAGGAGTTTATGCGGCAGTGACGTACAAGAACATCAGAAGATCAGGTTCACATGAAAGTTTATTTGGATTAAATGACAAATCTTGGGCTTTAGATTGTGATGAACACAAATGTCAGTTTGTTCACAACAGTATCAAGACTGTTGTCTCAGATGTTAAAGTCTCCAGAGTGGGAGTTTACCTGGACCACAGAGCAGgtcttctgtccttctacagagtctctgacaccatgactctgctccacagagtccagaccacgtTCTATCAGACTCTCTATGCTGGAGTTTGTCTTTATTCTTCATCTGGAGCCACAGCAGAGTTCTGTAAACTCAAATAA
- the cpm gene encoding carboxypeptidase M isoform X2 yields the protein MHGNEVLGRVLLLQLIDDLVRGHRNKEAWSVQLLNSTRIHILPTMNPDGFDDAGTHCQFSQGRSNHNGVDLNRNFPDAFAGKRQQGQFVEETQEAEVRAVIGWLRSETFVLSANLHGGALVASYPYDNSNGGSEQVGGASVTPDNDVFVHLAKVYSYNHGSMHRGDSCKDGLSFNDGITNGYKWYALKGGMQDYNYVWAQCLEVTLEVSCCKFPPKDQLPALWTENREALLAFIRQVHLGVKGRVFDSFGVPVQNAVVEVKGRSNICLFRTDKYGEYYRLLLPGNYTFTVTYPGHQVLTETLDVPHGPDRYSALKHDFLLRRAAGNSTQYTPTEFSPTPTCNYTLNVEGGGGAVATPTWTGVSAALGLWAALRFLSD from the exons ATGCATGGAAATGAg GTCCTTGGCCGcgtgctgctgcttcagctcaTCGACGACCTGGTCAGAGGTCACCGCAACAAGGAGGCGTGGTCAGTGCAGCTGCTGAACAGCACGCGCATCCACATCCTCCCAACCATGAACCCGGACGGCTTCGATGATGCGGGAACGCACTGTCAGTTCAGCCAgggcag GTCCAACCATAACGGCGTTGACCTGAACAGGAACTTTCCCGACGCGTTCGCTGGAAAGCGACAGCAGGGTCAGTTTGTCGAGGAGACGCAGGAGGCAGAG GTCagagctgtgattggctggttgAGGAGCGAGACGTTCGTCCTCTCTGCGAACCTTCATGGAGGAGCCCTGGTGGCCAGTTATCCTTATGACAACAGCAATGGag GCAGCGAGCAGGTGGGCGGGGCCAGCGTCACACCTGACAATGACGTGTTCGTTCACCTGGCCAAAGTTTACTCCTACAACCACGGCTCCATGCACCGCGGTGACAGCTGCAAAGACGGATTGTCATTCAACGACGGAATCACTAATGGTTACAAGTGGTACGCTCTGAAAG gtgggATGCAGGACTACAACTACGTGTGGGCTCAGTGTTTGGAGGTGACTCTGGAAGTTTCCTGCTGCAAATTTCCTCCCAAGGATCAACTTCCTGCTCTGTGGACGGAGAACAGGGAAGCTCTGCTGGCCTTCATCAGGCAGGTGCACCTGG GGGTCAAAGGTCGTGTGTTTGATAGTTTCGGAGTCCCGGTGCAGAACGCAGTTGTGGAGGTCAAAGGTCGCAGCAACATTTGCCTGTTCAGGACCGACAAATACGGCGAATATTACCGACTGCTGCTGCCGGGAAACTACACcttcact GTCACATATCCAGGTCACCAGGTGTTGACGGAGACACTCGACGTCCCGCACGGTCCCGACCGCTACTCCGCCCTGAAACATGACTTCCTGCTGCGGCGCGCAGCGGGTAACTCCACCCAATATACCCCCACCGAATTTAGCCCCACCCCCACCTGTAACTACACGTTAAACGTGGAAGGGGGCGGCGGCGCAGTGGCCACGCCCACGTGGACAGGAGTGAGCGCAGCGCTCGGATTGTGGGCGGCGCTGAGATTTCTCTCTGACTGA
- the LOC131457026 gene encoding overexpressed in colon carcinoma 1 protein, producing the protein MMGCGNSSPSPADVSANMSSTGRNEVSTKETNDSSNDDDKPNYGGVYVGLSTAEQSNSANVQIGSLRESNRDTTSLMKPLWGDGLKI; encoded by the exons ATGATGGGATGTGGAAACTCTTCACCGTCGCCCGCGGACGTGTCGGCGAACATGAGCAGCAcag gacGCAACGAGGTGTCAACCAAGga gacAAATGACTCGTCCAACGACGACGACAAACC aaactATGgtggtgtgtatgtgggtttATCTACAGCTGAGCAGAGCAACTCTGCTAACGTACAAATAGGATCGTTAagag agagcaacagagacacaacgtcCCTCATGAAACCACTGTGGGGGGACGGACTCAAGATTTAA